A genomic window from Terriglobia bacterium includes:
- a CDS encoding carboxypeptidase-like regulatory domain-containing protein produces the protein MHGNTKRWLGFIAILVAVVLMAAPAQAQKTTGTILGTVADAQGGAVSGASVAAKNAATNLERSATTDSSGYYRLELLPAGTYTVTVEKTGFRRQVLTGIVLQIDQEARIDVTMQLGEVSQQIEVSSAPPLADTTTATIGDVIENKRIVTLPLNGRNFQQLALLTAGTASGQQGGTQDFFGTAAGSIGFVVNGGRDDQNNFLVDGINVIDHYFNSLTITPSIDAIEEFKVLQNSYSAESGMFGSGQVNISTKSGTNSLHGSVFEFLRNDHLDAKNFFDLADRNKPAFHQNSFGFSLGGPVKKDKTFWFVAYEGLRVRQAQTVLSSLPTADERNGLFTGLNACLNDPNPADPAGPFVCTGGPGPGTFQTQIPLGRFGPVANAIIAKAFPVPNLLPNTPGLNNVSVAKRLEDRDQVVARFDHRINDKHSFFARYIWARSDQSFPFGDNILTFDPAPPPGFPTPVPDKSQNIALGFTSVLRNNLLNELRIGWNYYNGKRMAGNNVNFPQDVLGLPAGTYTNIAQRDLGYPAFHLAGISQFGDSDVFNPLFRKDRVLQISDNLIWSKGRHSLKFGGDIRDVRFDTLSNFFTRGFPNFDSLVGFNLTGNYVADFLIDRPSAIVRTVGDTTGNFVTHLWGMYANDEWRVNSRLTLTMGLRYEIFPPIYEKRNRIAVYDTGCQCVIIPGSTLPAEVTDPNGLAQQYNLLLAFFGMSPITYATGDSMGLGRSITKTDFKRFAPRLGVAYDLTGKGKTVLRGAIGIFNALRDYSASSDSRNMLPFSQQAVLLDLNRLGTGLPPLTYDYMYQGFFTPFIPSQVAPVGNVPGSGIGPQVNMPIGYTEQYTVNLQHQIGQNFSIEAAYVGVHGINLNRLTTTNQEHVTGPLAGHRDDPKFNFFIQEASGATSWYNGGFLRAEKRFSNGLGFVSSYTFSKSLDTVSSARENGGAPTREQDAFCLVCDKAVSNFDIRHRFVTSFTYDLPFGPGRAYGHDVTGALAKLLGGWQAGGIITLQGGQPFTPQYPGGAGAGFRFPRPSQDGNGNLPAGQRDPAQWFDPNVYYAPASFFTDPLVGPTSYSGNAGRNSLIGPGYQDVDFTLQKDTAINERLKVQFRAEIFNLFNHPNFNLPDRVFVPDPSCNVFDPNAQCRNSNPNFGKVTSARLPRVVQFGLKFTF, from the coding sequence ATGCACGGAAACACGAAGCGGTGGCTGGGGTTCATAGCGATTCTCGTGGCGGTGGTGTTGATGGCAGCGCCGGCGCAGGCGCAGAAAACGACGGGCACGATTCTGGGCACGGTGGCCGACGCGCAAGGCGGGGCGGTCAGCGGAGCGAGCGTGGCGGCGAAAAACGCGGCCACCAACCTCGAGCGGTCCGCGACGACCGACAGTTCCGGCTATTACCGGCTGGAGCTGCTGCCGGCGGGAACGTACACGGTGACGGTGGAGAAGACGGGTTTCCGCCGGCAGGTGTTGACGGGGATCGTGCTGCAGATCGACCAGGAGGCGCGCATAGACGTGACCATGCAGCTCGGCGAGGTCAGCCAGCAGATCGAAGTCAGCAGCGCGCCCCCGCTGGCGGACACGACGACGGCCACGATCGGCGACGTGATCGAGAACAAGCGCATCGTGACGCTGCCGCTGAACGGGCGGAACTTCCAGCAACTGGCGCTGCTGACGGCGGGCACGGCGTCCGGGCAGCAGGGCGGCACGCAGGACTTCTTCGGGACGGCCGCGGGGAGCATCGGGTTCGTGGTCAACGGCGGGCGCGACGACCAGAACAACTTCCTGGTGGACGGCATCAACGTCATCGACCACTACTTCAACTCGTTGACGATTACGCCATCGATCGACGCCATCGAGGAATTTAAGGTGCTGCAGAACTCGTACTCGGCGGAATCCGGGATGTTCGGCTCGGGGCAGGTCAACATCAGCACCAAGTCCGGCACCAACAGTCTCCACGGGTCGGTCTTCGAATTCCTGCGCAACGACCATCTGGATGCCAAGAACTTCTTCGACCTGGCGGACCGCAACAAGCCGGCCTTTCATCAGAATAGCTTTGGCTTCAGCCTGGGCGGCCCCGTTAAGAAGGATAAGACCTTCTGGTTCGTGGCCTATGAAGGCCTGCGCGTCCGGCAGGCGCAGACCGTGCTCTCCTCCCTGCCCACCGCTGACGAGCGCAATGGCCTGTTCACCGGTCTGAATGCCTGCTTGAACGATCCCAATCCCGCAGATCCCGCGGGACCTTTCGTCTGCACGGGCGGACCTGGCCCCGGCACTTTTCAGACCCAGATTCCTCTAGGGCGCTTCGGCCCCGTGGCCAATGCCATCATTGCCAAAGCCTTCCCCGTGCCCAATCTGCTCCCCAATACCCCGGGACTTAACAACGTCAGCGTGGCCAAGCGCCTCGAGGACCGCGACCAGGTAGTCGCCCGCTTCGATCATCGCATCAACGACAAGCATTCTTTCTTTGCCCGCTACATCTGGGCCCGTTCCGATCAGTCGTTCCCCTTTGGCGACAACATCCTGACCTTCGATCCCGCACCGCCTCCGGGCTTCCCGACTCCCGTGCCGGACAAGAGCCAGAACATAGCCCTGGGCTTTACCTCGGTACTGCGCAACAACCTGCTCAATGAGCTGCGCATTGGCTGGAACTACTACAATGGCAAGCGCATGGCCGGGAACAACGTCAACTTTCCCCAGGATGTTCTGGGTCTCCCGGCAGGGACGTACACCAACATCGCCCAGCGCGACCTCGGCTACCCAGCGTTCCACCTCGCGGGGATCTCTCAGTTCGGCGATTCCGACGTCTTCAACCCGCTCTTCCGCAAGGACCGCGTGTTGCAGATCAGCGACAACCTGATCTGGAGCAAGGGGCGCCACTCCCTGAAGTTCGGCGGGGACATCCGCGATGTCCGCTTCGACACCCTGAGCAATTTCTTTACCCGCGGCTTCCCCAATTTCGATTCCCTGGTGGGCTTCAACCTGACGGGGAACTATGTCGCGGATTTCCTGATTGACCGGCCCTCGGCGATCGTCCGCACCGTCGGCGACACCACCGGCAATTTCGTGACGCACCTATGGGGCATGTACGCCAACGACGAGTGGCGCGTCAATTCCCGGCTCACCCTTACCATGGGCCTGCGCTATGAAATCTTTCCGCCGATCTACGAAAAGCGCAACCGCATCGCCGTCTATGACACGGGTTGCCAGTGCGTGATCATCCCCGGCAGCACTCTGCCGGCCGAGGTCACCGATCCCAACGGCCTGGCCCAGCAATATAACTTGCTGCTGGCCTTCTTTGGGATGTCTCCGATCACTTACGCGACCGGCGATTCCATGGGCTTGGGCCGTTCCATCACCAAGACCGATTTCAAACGCTTCGCTCCGCGGCTCGGCGTTGCCTATGACCTCACCGGCAAGGGCAAGACCGTGCTCCGCGGCGCCATCGGCATCTTCAACGCCCTGCGCGATTATTCCGCTTCCAGCGACTCGCGCAACATGCTCCCCTTCTCCCAGCAGGCGGTTCTGCTCGACTTGAACCGCCTCGGCACTGGCCTGCCTCCGCTGACCTACGACTATATGTATCAGGGCTTTTTCACTCCCTTCATTCCTTCTCAGGTCGCTCCGGTGGGCAACGTTCCCGGCAGCGGCATCGGCCCGCAGGTCAACATGCCCATTGGCTACACCGAACAGTACACCGTCAACCTGCAGCACCAGATCGGGCAAAACTTCTCGATTGAGGCGGCCTATGTGGGCGTCCACGGGATCAACCTCAACCGCCTGACCACCACCAACCAGGAGCACGTCACGGGGCCGCTCGCAGGCCACCGCGATGACCCGAAATTCAATTTCTTCATTCAGGAGGCCAGCGGCGCGACGAGTTGGTACAACGGCGGATTCCTCCGCGCCGAAAAGCGCTTCAGCAACGGCTTGGGCTTCGTCTCCTCCTATACCTTCTCGAAATCGCTCGATACGGTTTCTTCCGCCCGTGAAAACGGCGGAGCGCCGACCCGCGAACAGGATGCCTTCTGCCTGGTGTGCGACAAGGCGGTTTCCAATTTCGATATCCGCCACCGCTTCGTCACCAGCTTCACCTACGATCTGCCCTTCGGTCCGGGCCGCGCCTATGGCCACGACGTGACCGGCGCCTTGGCCAAGCTTCTGGGCGGATGGCAGGCGGGCGGCATCATCACCCTGCAGGGCGGCCAGCCCTTCACCCCGCAGTATCCCGGCGGGGCAGGCGCAGGTTTCCGCTTCCCGCGCCCCAGCCAGGATGGCAACGGCAACCTGCCCGCCGGCCAGCGCGATCCTGCGCAGTGGTTCGATCCCAATGTGTATTACGCACCGGCCAGCTTTTTCACCGATCCCCTGGTCGGCCCGACAAGCTATTCGGGCAACGCAGGCCGCAACAGCCTCATCGGCCCAGGCTACCAGGATGTGGACTTTACTCTCCAGAAGGACACGGCCATCAACGAGCGCTTGAAGGTCCAGTTCCGTGCTGAGATCTTCAACCTCTTCAACCATCCGAACTTCAATCTGCCCGACCGCGTCTTCGTGCCGGATCCGAGCTGCAACGTCTTCGATCCGAATGCGCAGTGCCGGAACTCCAACCCCAACTTCGGCAAGGTCACCAGCGCGCGCCTGCCGCGCGTCGTTCAGTTCGGGCTGAAGTTCACGTTCTAA
- a CDS encoding nuclear transport factor 2 family protein, which yields MAIKHARDWYVDLAVKKYFANVDRKNLQGVLDCLNEDAVFTIQSHFSEHRGRDTGIRKMFEELFQYRTILHTDFEHIVDVESEAISSRFRVELDPVSGPHVHLMNVNHWYVKNDKFQRVYVWMSGENVLK from the coding sequence ATGGCCATAAAGCATGCGCGGGATTGGTACGTGGACCTGGCGGTGAAGAAGTACTTCGCCAACGTGGATCGCAAGAATCTGCAGGGGGTTCTGGACTGCTTAAACGAGGATGCGGTGTTCACCATCCAGTCGCACTTCTCGGAGCATCGCGGGCGGGATACCGGCATCCGCAAAATGTTCGAGGAGCTTTTCCAGTACCGGACCATTCTGCACACGGATTTCGAACACATTGTCGACGTCGAAAGCGAAGCCATCTCCTCGCGCTTCCGCGTGGAGCTCGACCCGGTCAGCGGGCCGCACGTGCACCTCATGAACGTCAACCACTGGTATGTGAAGAACGACAAGTTTCAGCGCGTCTACGTGTGGATGAGCGGCGAGAATGTGCTGAAATAG
- a CDS encoding Crp/Fnr family transcriptional regulator, which produces MKNECSECPVLRSALFSSLPANQVAHLLCVFRPAHYLKTQVVYSEGGPAHQVFALRSGLIKLIKSLENGKERIVRIIFPGEMFGLEVLTESSYTLSAINLEDSEICAAAPDELSDVLRRNPEIALGMVRFLVGEVSRARREVAEMSFKDARRKVATFLLSMAPRSNGTHARAASLRLPFSRQEISEILGLSPETISRVFGLLRKERFIEASGRRLTIRDRVGLEKAGLR; this is translated from the coding sequence GTGAAGAATGAATGCTCCGAGTGTCCAGTTCTGAGAAGCGCGCTCTTCTCCAGCTTGCCGGCCAATCAAGTGGCTCACCTCCTGTGTGTCTTTCGTCCGGCGCACTATCTCAAGACCCAAGTGGTTTACTCCGAGGGCGGGCCGGCCCACCAAGTTTTCGCCCTCCGCTCAGGTCTCATTAAGCTCATCAAGTCGCTCGAGAACGGCAAGGAGCGCATCGTCCGCATCATTTTCCCCGGCGAGATGTTTGGCTTGGAGGTCCTGACGGAGTCTTCCTACACCTTGTCGGCGATCAACCTGGAAGACAGCGAAATCTGCGCGGCGGCTCCCGATGAGCTCTCTGATGTCCTGCGGCGTAATCCCGAGATTGCTTTAGGCATGGTCCGCTTCTTGGTGGGAGAAGTGAGCCGTGCGCGACGCGAGGTTGCGGAAATGAGCTTCAAGGACGCCCGCAGGAAGGTGGCCACGTTTCTTCTTTCCATGGCGCCTCGCTCGAACGGCACCCACGCCAGGGCCGCGTCGCTCAGGTTGCCCTTCTCGCGCCAGGAAATCAGCGAAATCCTGGGGCTTTCCCCGGAAACCATCAGCCGCGTCTTCGGCCTGCTCCGCAAAGAGCGGTTCATTGAAGCGAGCGGCCGCCGTCTGACCATCCGCGACCGCGTTGGCCTGGAAAAGGCGGGCCTAAGATGA